Part of the Apis mellifera strain DH4 linkage group LG16, Amel_HAv3.1, whole genome shotgun sequence genome, ataagaagtATTTTTGAAGCTATTGGAATTCAATTCCCTAATAATAGTTTTGATTTGTTATgggaaaaaggaataaaaaaaagttgcacAGATAATGTATCTGtagaaatttttgcaaatttgctTGATCAAtatgatgatataattaataacaaaattaattaaatacaaaatatttttagaattcagatattaataatatatattcatataaatatacataatatttaattaaaatatatttacttacataaatatttacttacattttaatacttttatacatttcaagtacaaattttattgcaatatataaatatgaaaatatgcaatatgaaaatataaattcttctttatgaaattatatatactgtacaataaaattaaaaattattatattattcttaaacaaaaaatatttatgtaaagaatctaattaaaattaattatatacatatataaatatgatttatattaaatactaatattgtggtttcaaaaattttggtTTTTTTGGTAATGGttcatgattattattatgtttttgtaatgatttttcatatttatgttcattttttgttatttttctataagttTTCCAACTTTTTGCCATTTGCTCGTCTGAAATATCTGTTTCTTTTTGCActtccattttaatattttcattgttttgtTCTGCTtccatcaatttttctatttcaggATTCATTCCTTGAAAACTTACTCTACCATCAATTAACTTTTCACAAAAGACATAACTGGGTTCAATGATAAAtctttctcttaaaaataaaaaatatatttttatattaaaaattggatattttcataaattaaaatgttaattaatccaattaatatccaataaaataattaaacttattatttaaaatattttatatttaaaaattgaagaaaacttACGAATCCTTCTTCATACGTTTTGTTAattcatttccaaaatattcttctccctcttcttGAAATTGTTGTTTCTCCACTTTTTCTTTAGTACGTTtcataaactattaaatatttattatataaatatactaatatacttttcataaactattaattatttatatacattcaatagaataaaaaatttcatacatgATTTTgggtaatattataatatgaaaaaaataattctttaacttactttcatttctaaaatacTTTTTGATAACTTTGCCTTATTAAcatccatttttttaaattcttttaaagataaaacagatgaaatatataacgtaattatttatattatatttttaaataaaaatatagttaatatgattaatatttatatctttttctgtaataaaacttgttttaaatattaaaaataaatttaattataatgtatttgaaaataatattaaaactattatatattatacatcgaTTTCTAGTAACATGTTTCTTATTATAGGTTAAGCAACATTAAGCATTTAAGATAGatactatatatgtatctatataaccatgtataaaaaaaactattttgatttaatattataaaataaattaagatataaagttttaaattaaaaatttttaatctttttatttttatttatttcttaaattatgtactcttaaaaagaataatattaaaaaagagtatcattaaacttaattttatgataataaatatataattcgtatatataataaataaataaaaattatgatttttataatttttattaataaacaaatttttataattttttatgattgtatttaaactttatataatttttacagtgaattattaaatattcattgtaatcattaactaattattaactgaatgtattaatttattctttctcctttttcaatttcttcatttctttttatttatctgaaatatattaaaataataattatatttttatataatgtttatatgaaatattaatattattaattatcattaaattacataataaaccaatatgaaaggaatatttatgacattaaataaggaatatttatgacatgaaaataaagaggatacctatattattaaacatctaCTTAATGAGAGATTTTgaagtttttgaattttgtactTCTATAGGAGAGGTTTCTGTTGGTGTTATTGAATCAAGAggttttaaatcttctttattatgatgaaatgaaatgtcGTGAGCTTCTGCTAAGACtatatgagaaaaatttttgtaaaaaattaatttcaaaataaaaaatattttatattaaaaattataattgtttaactAAATGTATaaggataaattatattatataatggcAAACTATATCAACATGATTCTAAAAGGCATAGGAGGAATGATGCAAgagtaattttattgttgCATCCTACCTCCGTTTTTGCAGTTGTATCAGTTAATACAACATCAGTTGTAGTAGGTGTatcatttgttttttgttcaaaaaattgaactaACATACGAAAATATTCTGATTCAAGCACACTTTTCACTAATggaaattcattaaatgaaatttcttttttgttgtcTCCTGGTTTcactgaaatttttaatgtaatattgaaatttatactaataatttatattataaatataaaattaaataataaaatatgttaatgatATATCtgtagtattttatatttttttagaaaaaaaaaaaaatatatatatacaaattcaatattcaaaaaatattcaaaattttaatatttattctttatataaaaaaatattttgaattcaattttataaaaaaataaaatatgatttaaaaaacaatgaattttgaataataaagtttatattgCTTGCCatttttaactaatatatatatatatatttatatacatcttaataattgtttaaagcaataatattataaaataataaatatacgtaccaccataaatgaaattgtagCTAACATTTCCATAATGTTCCATTGTATTAACTGTTTCCTTTGTTTCTTTAGGGAAACAAACACAACCAACAATAGCAGCACCTGTAGTTGTATACattaatcgtttaaatatGCCTCCTCTAAGACTTAATATTAATCCTGATAAGCCACCTACACCAACAGCTCCTATTCGTGGCATAAGATTGGCTTGATCTTGAAGATAATCggatataactataaatataaaaaattttattgatattaataaatatttcatttttttttaatttgatattaaattttatattaaatataaatacatacatttgAGACTTTCTAAAGAACTTGAAATATCGCGAGAAATCTTATCTATTGTAAGTTTTATCTCACTCACTGTTTGtcgtatttttctaatattatcttCCACAATAGAAGGATATTGTATGctacaaaaaattatgattatctgtctatatctatataaattatttgcaaatatattgttttcttaaaaagaaattaaaaaaataaatttacattaaataaatcacttttttataaaattcttctatgaataagaataaaaatacatttatcaaTATGAAATTACTTGCGCTTTACCATGGCATCTGCTTAGTATACCCATCATCGATAGAATAAATGGGTAATTCTGatggttttattaatttctttccttgTATTTCATTACTACAAGGTGCAGGATGTTCTTCAGGAATTGGGGGTTTCATTGCTGGTACTGCAGCACATAGCCCACACGGCATCaagaatttcttgaaaaacttcatgtaaatatatatttgatttctgTTTTccatattagtaataatattttaattacttttgagaaattattctttatatttattaaaattatattcagtgataaaattaataaaattcattaaaaaattcttttatattttattatatatttaattaatagatataagtaagaataaaataaaatatgaaatgaaaaaaaaattttaaaaatgaaataataaataatatcgaatgttaaataatattgcattGTTTTATCATTACCAAAGTTCGTtgcatttttagaaaaatgataactctctcaaaaatacaaattatattaaaatgtcttaaatcattcgtaaaaatatttaaacattatttcgaaaattataatttggcATTGATGACATTACTTCACagactaaaaattttatgtattaagaACGCGACATCTAgtgctatttttaaatagtgcaattaattacgaaatagttatataaaagaaaattaaaattttatcaataaatttttattattatttaaattttattaattatttcttaataatataaattttttttattattaaaaataaatttttaaaataaaatttgtttactaataatattaaaaaaatatatattatcaatttctatttcaaaattgattatttcaaaaataattatttaattattgattttaaattttaatagaagctAATTAAAgctgattaatattaaaattataaatatattcttgaaatataattttattacaatatataggATTTACTTACTAGATATCCAATTCAatgttaacaaaaatttatacagaaataaaacataagacttaaatattaaaatcaaaaatcattatacatCCTGTATTTACAgtttttcatagaaaattgACATAATATATCAAGGTTTTGTTTATGTTgtcaattcataaaaaaaagaaaaaaaagaagatcgaaTAGCtacacaaattttatttttcctataattatatgttattatatatgttattatatataaagattaaaatgagactaaaattttttcttctttaaatacaATGTTGccgcaattataatatttttcgtctctaaataatgtaatattcacatttctatttattcataaatgaaaatttattttataatttgttaattgatatcttaatagaattataacaatagactaaaaaaattattacttgaaTACATACTTTTATACCAGTTCTTCCAAATTCTACTAATACACCTGGTTGATAATCATCGCATCGATGTACTGGTTCTCTACATGTCACATCTTTACCAAATAAACTTCCAATAGTTGATTCTAAGAATCTGTGTACGTAATTGTTCAtaactatatatttgaaatgttaGCGAATTtcactatttaaaattttaaagattgaaatttataattttatgagatCGAAGAATTTAACGAGCCATTTTTATGTGTGATTTTCCGCTATTTTCACACGTATCActaatttgtttgaaaatatatgaacaaaATAACACAGTTTTTTCTCATTGTGtcattatgtttaaaatatctttgaatattcTAAGAAACAAGCATAATAATCTTTGCATTATTATACATCTTTatctatgtattataaattttataaaaatattcataacaagagacataaaattaaatatttaaaaataaatctatcaattattaaatgttaatagaataattttgtttatacatgtcatagatatttatcaatagatgaattaatcaaaatcaattaaaatcaaattattttcttaaaattaatttttaattattattaaatcattaaaaatattctttcatcttctaatttaataaaagtaataacagTTTAATACAatcttaatatacatatttatacatatatgaattttaataaaatttagaaaaaatatattaacatgttCAATGCAATCACTTTCATATTGATTGTGTTAAAGTATAatacatgtaaaaataaatttatcaaatataaaataaaatctctaagcaaaaataaatataaatttcttaattaaaaatactttgtaaatttttatgatttcaatattttactgaattgatttcatttataactatattttatggcaatatattaatagtaactTTTATCTTAAAGCTAATGTTTCCCAAAGTTTATCtttcttcataatattaataatcatttcttgACTAACAGACCATAATCTAGTTGCAAGTGCAGAATCTAATGCAGCATTTGATGGATCACAACGAtaacaattattgaaat contains:
- the LOC726279 gene encoding M-phase phosphoprotein 6 — encoded protein: MDVNKAKLSKSILEMKFMKRTKEKVEKQQFQEEGEEYFGNELTKRMKKDSERFIIEPSYVFCEKLIDGRVSFQGMNPEIEKLMEAEQNNENIKMEVQKETDISDEQMAKSWKTYRKITKNEHKYEKSLQKHNNNHEPLPKKPKFLKPQY
- the LOC552009 gene encoding MICOS complex subunit MIC27 isoform X2, coding for MQRTLKFLMPCGLCAAVPAMKPPIPEEHPAPCSNEIQGKKLIKPSELPIYSIDDGYTKQMPCIQYPSIVEDNIRKIRQTVSEIKLTIDKISRDISSSLESLKFISDYLQDQANLMPRIGAVGVGGLSGLILSLRGGIFKRLMYTTTGAAIVGCVCFPKETKETVNTMEHYGNVSYNFIYGVKPGDNKKEISFNEFPLVKSVLESEYFRMLVQFFEQKTNDTPTTTDVVLTDTTAKTEINKKK
- the LOC552009 gene encoding MICOS complex subunit MIC27 isoform X3, producing MQRTLFFKKFLMPCGLCAAVPAMKPPIPEEHPAPCSNEIQGKKLIKPSELPIYSIDDGYTKQMPCIQYPSIVEDNIRKIRQTVSEIKLTIDKISRDISSSLESLKFISDYLQDQANLMPRIGAVGVGGLSGLILSLRGGIFKRLMYTTTGAAIVGCVCFPKETKETVNTMEHYGNVSYNFIYGVKPGDNKKEISFNEFPLVKSVLESEYFRMLVQFFEQKTNDTPTTTDVVLTDTTAKTES
- the LOC552009 gene encoding MICOS complex subunit MIC27 isoform X1 — protein: MQRTLFFKKFLMPCGLCAAVPAMKPPIPEEHPAPCSNEIQGKKLIKPSELPIYSIDDGYTKQMPCIQYPSIVEDNIRKIRQTVSEIKLTIDKISRDISSSLESLKFISDYLQDQANLMPRIGAVGVGGLSGLILSLRGGIFKRLMYTTTGAAIVGCVCFPKETKETVNTMEHYGNVSYNFIYGVKPGDNKKEISFNEFPLVKSVLESEYFRMLVQFFEQKTNDTPTTTDVVLTDTTAKTEINKKK